One stretch of Phycisphaerales bacterium DNA includes these proteins:
- a CDS encoding fumarylacetoacetate hydrolase family protein, which translates to MTWSLPPAIFAIGKNYAEHAKEMGGTPPDKPTVFMKNPASVISNGEDIVIPSICLEPHTQTDYEGELAVIIGRDTKDVKEADALDCISGYAVANDVTARWWQKQGSGGQWVRGKSFDTFCPLSEPVPAAHIAPQDLTITTRVNGVMVQDDSTNNMIFSVAALIATLSTGITLLKGTVILTGTPAGVGHAKSPPSYLENGDVVEIEIKKIGLLRNTVRSAASVNK; encoded by the coding sequence ATGACCTGGTCACTGCCTCCGGCTATATTTGCGATCGGAAAAAACTACGCCGAACATGCCAAAGAGATGGGCGGCACACCTCCAGACAAACCAACTGTGTTCATGAAGAACCCAGCATCTGTGATCTCAAATGGCGAAGATATTGTAATCCCATCAATCTGCCTCGAACCACACACACAAACTGATTATGAAGGCGAACTTGCTGTCATCATTGGAAGAGATACAAAAGACGTCAAAGAAGCTGACGCACTGGATTGCATAAGTGGCTATGCGGTCGCCAATGACGTGACCGCACGCTGGTGGCAAAAACAAGGGAGTGGTGGCCAATGGGTCCGTGGCAAAAGCTTTGATACATTCTGCCCACTCAGTGAACCGGTACCTGCCGCCCACATTGCACCCCAAGATCTGACGATTACAACGCGGGTGAATGGCGTCATGGTTCAGGACGATTCCACAAACAATATGATCTTCTCTGTGGCAGCACTGATTGCAACGCTTTCAACAGGAATCACGCTCCTCAAAGGCACCGTCATATTAACTGGCACACCAGCTGGCGTTGGCCATGCGAAGTCACCACCAAGCTATTTAGAAAACGGTGACGTTGTTGAGATTGAAATTAAAAAGATCGGACTTCTTCGAAATACCGTCCGCTCAGCCGCCAGCGTCAATAAATAG
- the rnpA gene encoding ribonuclease P protein component, whose amino-acid sequence MAASPLDNLSDTASSPPHRPSPCFPKSKRLLHKRDFDRIYKEGQGMTCHPLRIITQPNEHPDNRLGLAVPKRIIGGAVARNRIRRCLREAFRHLQWDCQTRYDVMIIVQANETLAPHDYQRLIIHGMTKLHQRWNKKNKSI is encoded by the coding sequence ATGGCCGCTTCACCACTCGATAATCTATCTGATACAGCGTCGTCGCCCCCCCACCGACCCTCGCCTTGCTTTCCTAAATCCAAGCGATTACTTCATAAGCGAGACTTTGATCGAATTTATAAAGAGGGGCAAGGCATGACCTGCCATCCCCTTCGCATCATCACTCAGCCTAACGAACACCCAGACAATCGCTTAGGGCTTGCCGTACCAAAACGAATCATTGGCGGCGCTGTTGCTCGCAACCGCATCCGTCGATGTCTTCGCGAGGCCTTTCGGCATCTCCAATGGGATTGCCAGACCCGGTATGATGTCATGATTATTGTTCAAGCCAACGAGACCTTGGCACCTCATGACTACCAAAGACTTATTATTCACGGCATGACCAAGCTGCATCAACGATGGAACAAGAAGAACAAGTCAATCTGA
- a CDS encoding DNA-directed RNA polymerase subunit omega produces the protein MIEALKSDEIVKKVGGRFKLCALIQRRLRELVIDGARPLIERDGRTDLELVIEEIMQDKITMDWSAGEVIEVAVSE, from the coding sequence ATGATTGAAGCGCTCAAAAGCGATGAGATCGTAAAAAAAGTCGGTGGCCGATTCAAACTCTGCGCCCTCATCCAACGACGGCTCCGTGAATTGGTGATTGATGGGGCTCGGCCTTTGATCGAGCGCGACGGTCGCACGGATCTAGAACTCGTGATCGAAGAGATTATGCAGGACAAGATCACGATGGACTGGTCGGCCGGCGAAGTCATAGAAGTGGCAGTGAGTGAGTAG
- the yidD gene encoding membrane protein insertion efficiency factor YidD has protein sequence MEQEEQVNLTSGKIVLPELQHSQNTTSTPDGWCARMLISMVRAYQATFASFMGGHCRFQPTCSVYSIDALKTHGARRGVWLTIKRLCRCHPLGGFGYDPVPPNKQTSSADLNSHEGTNTP, from the coding sequence ATGGAACAAGAAGAACAAGTCAATCTGACCAGTGGCAAGATTGTCTTACCAGAGCTTCAGCACAGCCAGAACACGACATCAACACCTGACGGGTGGTGTGCTCGCATGCTGATCTCGATGGTGCGAGCATACCAAGCAACATTTGCTAGTTTTATGGGTGGGCACTGCCGCTTCCAACCAACCTGCTCTGTGTATTCCATCGATGCCCTCAAGACGCATGGGGCAAGGCGGGGCGTTTGGCTCACGATCAAGCGGCTCTGCCGCTGCCATCCTCTTGGTGGATTTGGATATGATCCCGTCCCCCCCAACAAACAAACTTCTTCCGCTGATCTGAATTCTCACGAAGGAACAAACACACCATGA
- a CDS encoding chloride channel protein, whose amino-acid sequence MHITLSSRLRRIGTRLHLRRDWYLVLLATLIGLLMACVSTAFIYPLRVVESWGNPLTNEHTLKEGFNTGLLLFVIFAPTVGGLITGWLTCVIVPSLAGPGVPTVLYAIHRRRARLDPRLALRKWLTATSTIASGGSAGAEGPIVTIGSAIGSGIGRLMRIGTQNTTTLIGCAASAGIASVFNAPIAGIFFVMEILLRDFSLRTFTPIVIASVMASALTQYWFGTGALFDPGEALSEVQLGFAMWELPNYLILGCLCGLIASCFIRALVWSEQKFGKAPVPAMLRPAIGGALLSILGVTYILVTTENAEMPPFFGNGYLVIDDVLSHASQVPSLMWKVLGLLLALGALKFIATCLTVGSGGSGGLFAPSLLIGAAIGAGIGILVNLLGLSEIGIPPANPVNYALVGMAAMLAGTTHAPLTAILIVYELTRSYEIILPLMFAAVISTIIGRLLFSESMYSVRLTQRGVRLGRMSDLTLLRRLCVDDVVIPKATTVLIDDTAQTLIELTEQDGTTDFIITDKDGHYRGIVTGDDLRETLVYREAIPLLQVSEIMRRDLPTVDPSETLDVVMAKFARYEVDALAVIGDHEEPLGLLSRAQLMTTYQTALSQD is encoded by the coding sequence ATGCATATCACCCTATCAAGCAGACTTCGCCGGATAGGTACGCGTCTCCATCTACGTCGCGATTGGTACCTAGTTCTCCTGGCCACGCTCATTGGCCTTCTGATGGCGTGTGTATCAACTGCCTTCATCTATCCGCTGAGAGTGGTTGAATCCTGGGGTAATCCCCTGACCAATGAGCACACGCTCAAGGAAGGCTTTAATACCGGACTCCTTTTGTTTGTCATCTTTGCACCAACCGTTGGCGGCCTTATTACAGGATGGCTCACCTGTGTCATCGTTCCCAGCCTTGCCGGACCTGGCGTACCAACAGTGCTCTATGCCATTCACCGCCGCAGAGCTCGGCTTGATCCGCGCCTCGCACTTCGCAAATGGTTAACCGCAACCAGTACCATCGCAAGCGGTGGCTCGGCAGGTGCTGAGGGTCCGATTGTCACGATTGGCTCTGCGATTGGATCCGGCATTGGAAGGTTGATGCGCATAGGCACCCAGAATACGACAACGCTTATCGGCTGCGCCGCTTCTGCCGGCATCGCCAGTGTATTTAATGCACCTATTGCAGGCATCTTCTTCGTGATGGAAATTCTGTTACGCGACTTCTCGCTCAGAACATTTACACCAATTGTCATTGCATCAGTAATGGCATCTGCGCTGACACAATACTGGTTTGGCACGGGGGCGCTATTCGATCCAGGTGAAGCCCTCAGTGAAGTACAGCTTGGCTTTGCAATGTGGGAACTGCCCAACTATCTCATTCTTGGTTGCCTTTGTGGCCTCATTGCATCCTGCTTTATCCGTGCATTGGTCTGGTCGGAGCAGAAGTTCGGAAAAGCACCCGTACCCGCCATGCTTCGTCCAGCCATTGGGGGAGCCTTGCTCAGCATTCTTGGAGTCACATACATCTTGGTCACTACCGAGAATGCTGAGATGCCACCATTTTTTGGCAATGGCTATCTTGTTATTGATGACGTGCTGAGTCACGCCTCCCAGGTGCCTTCCCTTATGTGGAAGGTGCTGGGACTCTTACTCGCATTAGGCGCCCTAAAATTCATCGCAACCTGTCTTACTGTCGGCTCTGGCGGTAGCGGCGGCCTCTTCGCTCCATCACTTCTGATTGGCGCTGCAATAGGCGCTGGCATCGGCATCCTCGTGAATCTACTTGGCTTATCTGAAATAGGCATTCCACCTGCCAACCCAGTGAATTATGCACTGGTAGGCATGGCGGCCATGCTCGCTGGAACGACCCATGCACCTTTGACCGCCATTCTCATCGTCTATGAACTCACACGTAGCTATGAGATTATTTTGCCACTCATGTTTGCGGCGGTCATTAGCACCATTATTGGAAGACTCTTGTTTAGCGAAAGCATGTATTCTGTTCGACTTACGCAGCGTGGCGTGCGCCTCGGACGCATGAGTGACCTGACGCTTTTAAGAAGACTCTGCGTCGATGACGTCGTCATACCAAAGGCAACAACAGTGCTCATCGACGATACAGCCCAAACGCTTATTGAGCTGACCGAGCAAGATGGCACCACTGACTTCATTATCACGGATAAAGATGGACACTATCGAGGCATTGTGACCGGAGACGACCTCCGTGAGACACTTGTATACCGAGAAGCCATTCCGCTCTTACAAGTCAGTGAAATCATGCGACGCGATCTACCCACTGTTGACCCTAGCGAGACGCTTGATGTAGTGATGGCTAAATTTGCCAGATATGAAGTGGATGCACTTGCCGTCATCGGCGATCATGAAGAGCCTCTTGGACTACTCTCTCGTGCCCAGCTCATGACGACTTACCAAACGGCGCTTAGCCAGGACTGA
- a CDS encoding flavoprotein, translated as MAAAGRTTSHTAAQIDESLIGRRVLVGVCGGIAAYKTAALVSRLVQGGADVTVLMTPAATHFVGPLTFEALSGRAVYTDPWSQVESHDPQHIALARETAVMLIAPCSMNMLSRLANGQADDVVSLVCSAIDRRQQRVLVAPSMNEVMLNQPATQRNLAVLREDGFIVIEPEIGWQACRAVGPGRMPEPESLVSVIVEQLAAMDLTC; from the coding sequence ATGGCAGCGGCTGGTCGAACTACTAGTCATACTGCAGCTCAAATTGATGAGTCGCTCATCGGCCGTCGTGTACTGGTTGGTGTGTGTGGTGGCATTGCAGCATATAAGACCGCTGCTCTGGTCAGTCGTCTTGTACAAGGCGGCGCAGATGTCACGGTGTTAATGACGCCAGCAGCAACCCACTTTGTTGGTCCGCTGACTTTCGAAGCGCTCTCGGGTAGGGCTGTTTACACCGACCCTTGGAGTCAAGTCGAATCACATGATCCACAGCACATTGCATTAGCTCGAGAAACTGCGGTGATGTTGATTGCACCGTGTAGCATGAATATGCTTTCGCGTCTGGCAAATGGGCAGGCAGATGATGTGGTGAGTCTTGTTTGTTCAGCTATTGACCGTAGGCAGCAGCGGGTTCTTGTTGCGCCATCAATGAATGAAGTCATGCTCAATCAGCCTGCAACTCAACGGAATCTAGCGGTCTTGCGTGAGGATGGTTTTATAGTCATCGAGCCAGAAATTGGGTGGCAGGCCTGCCGTGCTGTTGGCCCAGGTCGGATGCCAGAGCCGGAGTCACTGGTTTCGGTCATTGTTGAGCAGCTCGCGGCAATGGATTTAACCTGCTAG
- the rpoD gene encoding RNA polymerase sigma factor RpoD, which yields MSVTIPALHPSLALLIQRSVDRKWVSYEELNTSLPDEMVDPDSLDEMIVIMEALGVEFVDQETVRLKNLDTVLAPLQTNLKFKRDVPSRIGEEEPAASNESEDTDESSTNENRSSDDPLAAEEEAVELLDEAETRAVIEEAIGASGSKRIDDPIRMYLTQMGTIPLLTREEEIRLAKKIETTRMIFRRRVLESDYSVQQAVDTLQQVHEGQLPFDRTMRISTAEANAKEKIARRIPVNLKTIRRLLEINRVAWDKLQSESLSARQHSQLEMEILSRRRRMAVLVEECYLRTARIQPLLRRLQSLNRKMHQLKRDLAKAERYPNRFDPEDVLVMEEELAGISDMILETPTTLISRIARIESVFNEYEQAKRDLSGGNLRLVVSIAKKYRNRGLPFLDIIQEGNTGLMRAVDKYEYRRGYKFSTYATWWIRQAITRAIADHARTIRVPVHMIETMSKLRTIQKHLLQEMGREPTIEELALRAKMNVDETRRVMKISRHPISLDRPVGETEDSHFGDFIEDERQETPSDTATSEMLRERINDVLKTLTYREREILKLRYGIGDGYTYTLEEVGRIFKVTRERVRQVESKAIRKLQHPVRKRRLANFLGGPGEETE from the coding sequence GTGTCCGTAACGATTCCCGCCTTACATCCATCGCTTGCTCTACTCATTCAACGAAGTGTTGATCGAAAATGGGTAAGCTACGAAGAGCTCAATACCAGCTTACCTGACGAAATGGTTGATCCAGATTCACTGGATGAGATGATTGTCATAATGGAAGCATTGGGTGTTGAGTTTGTCGATCAGGAAACTGTTCGACTCAAAAACCTGGACACTGTCCTGGCCCCACTTCAGACCAACTTGAAATTTAAGCGTGACGTGCCAAGCCGTATTGGCGAAGAAGAGCCCGCCGCTTCGAATGAAAGTGAGGATACTGATGAGTCTTCCACAAACGAAAATCGCAGCAGCGATGATCCTCTGGCTGCCGAAGAAGAAGCCGTAGAACTTCTTGATGAAGCCGAAACACGGGCTGTCATCGAAGAGGCGATAGGCGCCAGTGGATCCAAGCGCATTGACGATCCAATCCGAATGTATCTCACTCAGATGGGCACCATCCCACTCCTGACCAGAGAAGAAGAAATTCGACTGGCCAAGAAGATCGAAACAACTCGAATGATCTTCCGTCGTCGCGTTCTAGAGTCTGACTATTCTGTTCAGCAAGCAGTAGATACGCTACAGCAGGTCCATGAAGGCCAACTGCCCTTTGACCGAACAATGCGAATCTCAACTGCAGAAGCAAATGCAAAAGAGAAAATTGCACGCCGGATCCCCGTCAATCTCAAGACCATCCGTCGCCTCTTAGAGATCAACAGAGTGGCATGGGACAAATTGCAATCCGAGAGCCTAAGTGCTCGGCAACATTCGCAACTTGAAATGGAAATCTTGTCTAGACGACGACGCATGGCGGTACTTGTTGAAGAGTGCTACTTACGGACCGCACGAATTCAACCGTTGCTCAGGCGGCTTCAATCATTGAACCGAAAAATGCATCAGCTCAAACGAGATCTTGCTAAAGCTGAGCGATATCCAAATCGCTTTGATCCTGAAGATGTACTCGTGATGGAAGAGGAACTGGCTGGAATCAGCGATATGATTCTTGAGACGCCAACAACTCTTATCTCTCGAATTGCTCGCATCGAAAGTGTCTTTAATGAATATGAGCAAGCAAAGCGAGATCTTTCTGGCGGCAACCTTCGACTGGTTGTCTCTATTGCCAAGAAGTATCGCAACCGTGGCCTGCCCTTCCTTGACATTATCCAAGAGGGCAACACTGGACTGATGAGAGCTGTGGACAAGTATGAATACAGACGAGGCTATAAGTTCTCAACCTACGCAACATGGTGGATTCGCCAGGCAATTACACGAGCAATTGCAGATCACGCGCGAACGATTCGTGTTCCAGTACACATGATTGAAACCATGTCAAAGTTACGCACTATCCAGAAGCACCTGCTTCAGGAAATGGGCAGAGAACCAACCATAGAAGAACTTGCCCTGCGAGCGAAGATGAACGTTGACGAAACTCGTCGCGTTATGAAGATTTCTCGCCACCCGATCAGCCTTGATCGACCGGTGGGTGAAACAGAAGATTCACACTTTGGCGATTTCATTGAGGATGAGCGGCAAGAAACACCTTCTGATACAGCCACCAGCGAAATGCTACGTGAGCGAATCAACGATGTCCTCAAGACATTGACTTACCGTGAACGTGAGATTCTCAAGCTGCGTTATGGCATCGGCGATGGTTACACCTACACGCTAGAAGAGGTAGGCCGAATCTTTAAGGTCACCAGAGAACGCGTTCGACAGGTGGAATCAAAAGCGATCCGAAAGCTTCAACATCCGGTCCGAAAACGCCGTCTGGCAAACTTTCTTGGTGGGCCTGGAGAAGAAACCGAATAG